Below is a window of Clostridia bacterium DNA.
TATCAGATGGAACATCAATGGGAATACTGGTGGACGAGTTTGTGAAGCTGTATGAAGGGCAGGAACTGTCACCACTCAGGCTGCAGTACAAAGATTATGCAGCATGGCAGAATAGTATGTTAAACAGCGCGGCAATGAAGATGCAGGAAGAACACTGGTTGAAAGCCTTTGAAGGAGAGATATCGGTACTAAGCCTGCCGACGGATTATTCGAGACCAGTGGTACAAAGCTTTGAAGGAGACAGTGTATACTTTGAATTAAATAACGAGATAACAGAGGGACTAAGAAAAATAGCAAAAGATATCGGAACAACAATGTATATGGTGCTATTGGCTGGCTTTAATATACTATTGTCAAAATACAGCGGACAAGAAGACATAATAGTAGGAAGTCCGATAGCGGGAAGACCCCATGCAGATCTGGAGAACATCATTGGAATGTTTGTAAACACACTGGCAATGAGGAACTATCCTGAAGGAAATAAGACATTCAGAGAGTTTTTAGAAGAAGTAAAGGTAAAATGTCTTAAGGCATATGAAAACCAGAGTTACCAGTTTGAAGAGCTGGTAGAGAAACTGGACATAGGTCGAGATATGAGCAGAAATCCATTGTTTAGTGTGATGTTTGTATTACAGAACACAGAGATGGAAGCATTGAACATAGAAGGGTTGAGGTTTAGAAGCCATGAGAGCGGACATAGGATATCCAAGTTTGATATAACTCTAAATGCAATGGAAGCAGGAGAAAAGTTAGGACTAAATATAGAATACTGCACAAAGCTATTCAGGAAAGAAACAATAGAGGGGTTAACTAAACACCTGACAAACATACTTGCAAACATAACAAAGACTATAGAAGTAAAGATATCTGAAATAGGTATGATGAGCGAAGAAGAGAAACATAAGCTGCTGGTTGAGTTCAACAATACAAATGCAAAATATCCGAAAGATAAGACAATACATGAACTGTTTGAGGAGCAAGTGAAAAAGTCACCTGATAATATAGCGGTAGTGTATGAGGACAAGCAGCTGACATATCAGGAACTGAATGAGAAAGCAAACCAGTTAGCACAGGTCTTAAGACATAAGGGAGTGGGGCCGGATAGAATAATAGGCATAATGGTCGAGCGCTCAATGGCGATGATAGTAGGGATAATGGGAATATTGAAGGCGGGGGGAGCATACCTGCCGATAGATCCTGAATACCCGAAGGACAGGATAGAATATATGCTGGAGGATAGCAGAGCAGGCATACTATTGACACAGAAGCACTTAAAGGACAACGTTTTCTTTAGGGGAGAAATTTTAGAGCTTGATGACGAGAATGTCTATAAAGATGGGATAGGTAATATTGAGGGAATTAGCAGTTCTGATGATCTGGCATATGTTATGTATACATCAGGGTCAACAGGTAAGCCTAAGGGAGTGATGATTGAGCATAAAAGTGTATTAAGATTGGTGAAAAATGCAAATTACATAGAACTCAATGAAAATGACAAGATACTCCAGACGGGAGCTATAGTATTTGATGCAATGACATTTGAAGTATGGGGAGCATTGTTAAATTGTGCAAGCCTCTATTTAATATCAAAAGATAAAATATTAGATGCTGATAAGCTAAAACACGAAATTGAAAGAAACAAAATAACCACCATATGGTTAACTGCACCTTTGTTCAACCAAATAATAGACCAGAACCAGAAAGTGTTTGATGAATGCAGGAACTTACTTGTAGGCGGAGATGTTTTATCACCCAAGCATGTAAATATATTAAGAAAAAACAATAGCAAAATCAGAATTATCAATGGTTACGGACCGACTGAAAACACAACCTTTACTACTTGCTTTACAATAGAGAAGACCTATGACAGCAACATACCCATAGGCAAGCCGATATCAAATACACAGATATACATAGTGGATATAAGCAACAAGCTTCAACCAATTGGAATAGCCGGAGAACTATGCATATCGGGAGACGGACTGGCGAGAGGATACTTGAATAAACCAGAACTAACTGAAGAAAAATTTGTACCGAACCCCTTCGAACTGGGAACAAGAATGTATAGAACAGGGGACTTGGCAAGATGGCTGCCTGACGGAAATATAGAATTTTTAGGCAGAATAGATCACCAGGTAAAGATTAGAGGGCATAGGATAGAACTTGAGGAAATAGAAAATCAGTTATTAGGCCATGGAAATATCAAGGAAGCCGTTATCGTCGCAAAAGAAGACACGGGTAACAACAAGTTTCTATGCGCATATATTGTTGGCGATAGAGCGTTAACTACAACAGAGCTAAGAGACTACCTGGGCAAAGAATTACCGGATTATATGCTTCCCTCGTATTTTATACAGCTGGATAAAATGCCGCTGACGCCCAATGGAAAGTTGGACAGAAGGAGCCTTCCGGAACCGGATGGCAAAATAGCAACAGGTGTAAAATATGAAGCACCGAGCAATGTTATAGAAGAGAAATTGGCAGTCATATGGCAAGAGGTACTTGGCATTGAAAAGGTAGGCATATACGACAGCTTTTTTGACCTTGGAGGACATTCGTTAAAAGCCGTAAAGCTTGCCAATCTGATTAAACATCGGTTGTCTGTGGATATAAGTCTGCGGGATATTTTTGAGTGTACTAACATTGCGGAACTTAGCAATCATATCAGAGCCCATGAAGCAATAGATTATGCAGCCATTGGCAAAGAAGCGGAGCAGGATTATTATGCACTTTCCTATAATCAGAAGAGGCTATTGATACTAAACCAGCTTCATCCGGAGGGCACAGAATATAATATATACGGACATATACGAATGAATGGGGATATTAATGCCGATCATGTGCAGAAAACCTTTGATTTCCTGATAAACAGGCATGAAAGCCTGAGAACCTGCATCAGGGAAATACATGGCAGTTATGTGCAAAAGATTGAAAAGGAAATTGAGTTTGAAATTGAGTTAAAAGATATAAGCCAGCTGAATGAAAGTGAAAAAGCAATAGTGCTGGATAACATATTTAAAGAAAAAAATGCCTATATATTTGACTTGTCACAAGCACCGCTTATACTGTGTGAATTAGTAAAGCTGTGTGAGAGTAAATATGAATTGGTATATTCTATGCACCACATCATATCCGACGGATGGTCCCTGGAAATGTTAAACAGAGAGTTCGAAATTGTTTATGACGCCTATAAAAACAACAGGGAGCCATATCTGGAATCACTAAGTATACAATACAAAGACTTTGCAGCGTGGCAAAACAAACAGATAGAGGACTCAGACCAAATGAAGCAAGCAAAGGAATACTGGGAAAAACAATTGCGAGGAAATATCTACCCGCTGAACCTGCCTATGAAAAATAGCAAAAAGCAGGCAGCAGTCAAAAAAGGTGCTTCCTATAGAACTGTTATAGATGCAGATATTAAAGAAAAGCTAAAGAAAATTGCTGAAAAGCAAAAATCAAGCTTGTTTTCATTAATGCTTTCAGGGTTCTATGTTTATTTTGCAGAATTAACCCGACAAGAAGATATGGTTTTTGGAATTGCAGGCTCCGGAAGAGGTGACGCTGAACTTGAAAAGATTTTCGGCTACTTTGTCAATACGGTGGTGCTGCGGAACCAGGTAAGCAAGGAAGAACATTATTTGGATTTTCTAAGCAGAATAAGCGATAGTGTTCTAAAGGCGCTGCAGTACCAAGACTATCCTCTTGAGTTGATCATAGAAGAGATAGGAATAAAATATCCAGTAATCAATGTATTTATTAATATGTTAAATATGTTTGAACACCGTGGACAACGGTTGGAAGACAAGCAGTCCCGCCATTTAAAGGATGTACAGCATGTAAAATTTGATTTGGAGTTTTATCTGATAGAATATGCAGATGGCATAGAAATCGTATGTACTTATGCAGAGGAGTTCTTTGATCCTGGGGTCATTCAACATATGCTTAGCGAATATGCCGGATTACTATCCAAGATTTCCGAAGATGCTACAAGGAAAGTAGCAGATTACTTCGATTAAAATAAGAAATCCATAAGAATTTTGCTCCTATATTATAGAAAGGTGGGGTATAACCATGTTAATAAAAGCATTTAATGAAAGGGTAAAGAAAAGCGGAAATAAAATTGCAGTAAAAACAAATGACGGTTTTTTAACCTTTAATGAATTGGATATACGGGTACAAAAGCTTGCAAAGCAAATAAAGGCAGAAATCAGAGACCTACGCCATATCAGCAAAGCCCCTGTTATAGCTTTGCTGTTTGAACATGGGACGGATATGATCGTCAGCTCCTTGGGAGCATTAAAAGCAAGAAGCATTTATGTCCCTTTTGATCCGTCTTACCCGGAAAGCAGACTGCTTTATATGTTGATGGATTCCGAAGCAAGCCTGATTGTAACCAATGAAAAAAACTATGCGTTGGCGGTTAGATTGGTTTCTCAAGCAGACAACAGGCTGAATATACTCAATATCAGTAACAGTAATTTGACGGAACCAGAAATAGATGTACCAGAGGAAGAGCACGATGGTGCCGCCTACATTTTGTACACCTCCGGTTCAACAGGTAAACCTAAGGGAGTAGTACAGACCCAGAGCAATATTTTACATTTTGCAAAAAGCTATATCAACACCTTGGGGCTAACTGAGGCAGACCGACTGACGCTGTTTTCGGTATTCAGCCATGATGCTGCCATCATTGATATATATAGCGGAGTATTAAGCGGCGCAAGCCTATATCCATATAACATGAAGGAACAAGACAATATAAGCAGGCTTCCGGAATGGCTGCTCCGAGAGGGTATCACCATATGGCATTCCGTACCTACGTTATACCGCTATTTTTTGAACACCCTGTTGGGAACGGAAGTATTCCCAAAGCTCAGGTTTGCTGTATTGGGCGGAGAAAATGTTTTAGAGCATGATGTGATAAAGCATCGCGATTTGCTTAGAAATGTTACCTTGATGAATCTTTACGGACAATCTGAATCCTCATATAATTCATCACAGCTTATCAGACGGTCGGATGAGTTTGCAGGCATAAACATTGGAGAAGCAGTGCCGGAAACCCAAGTCATTGTGTTGAACGAAAAAGATAAAAAAGTACCTGTATTAAGGTTGGGAGAAATCGTTATTGCCAGTAATCACCTAGCACTTGGCTATTGGAAGCAGGAAGAAAAGACAAAGGCGGTTTTTGTCAATCACCCGGAGTTTGGACGGATATATAGGACAGGAGATTTGGGGTGGGTAAACCTAAATGGGGACATTGAATACCGGGGAAGAAAAGACTTTCAAATGAAAATCAGAGGCTATCGTATAGAGCCGGAGGAAATAGAAAATTGCTTGCTAAAATATGAGATGCTGAGGGAAGCTGCTGTAATTGGTAAGTCTAATGGAGATAGTGAGCTATCGCTGTATGCGTATGTGACAGCGGATAAAACCGTGGAGGGGGTAGAACTAAGGACATTTCTGGCAAAAGAATTGCCTGAATATATGATACCCGCTCATTTTATTCAATTGGAGAAAATGCCCCTAACGCCCACCAATAAAATAGACAGGCTGGCCCTTCAGGAAATGGAGAGCATTACTGCGCAGACCACAGAGTATGAAGCAGCAAGAAATGAGATGGAAGAGACTCTGGTGAGTATATGGCAGGAAGTATTGAAATTAGATAGGATCGGTATAAATGACAATTTCTTTGATCTTGGAGGACATTCGCTAAAGGCAACAACGCTGGTATCTCAAGTACATAAGGCGTTCAATGTAGAATTGCCTTTGAGGGAAGTATTCAAGGCACCGACTATTAAGGGATTATCCGAATATATCAAGAGCTTGGAAGAGCACAAGTATACATTCATAGAACCAGTAGATGAGAGTGCTTATTACGAACTTTCATCAGCACAGAAACGTTTGTACACCTTGCAGCAGCTTGAACCGGAGGGCATAGGCTACAATATGCCAAAGGTGCTGTTGATAGAAGGCAAGCTCGATATAAAGAAACTGGAGGAGGCCTTTAAGCGGCTGATACAGCGGCATGAAACATTCCGCACAGGCTTTGAACTTGTAGGGGAAGAAATTCTGCAGAAGGTATACAACGAAGTCACTTTTGAAGTAGAATACTTGGATAATATGTTATCCAAAGAAGATGCGGAAGAAATTGTAAAGGGTTTTATAAGACCTTTTGACCTCAGTAAAGTACCGCTTCTGAGAGTGAAGCTCGCTAAAATACAGCCGCAACAGGACATGCTGAGATATATTTTGATGTATGACATGCACCACATTATATCGGATGGAACCTCCACGGGCATATTGGCGGAAGAGTTTATGAAGCTATATGAAGGAAAGGAACTGCCCGAGCTGAGGATACAATACAAGGACTATGCAGCTTGGCAGAATAAGCTGGTGAAGGCAGAAATAATGCAGCAGCAGGAAAACTACTGGCTGAAAACCTTTGAAGGAGAACTGCCGGTGCTGAACTTGCCAACAGACTATCCCAGACCGGCTATACAGAGTCTTGAAGGTGCGGAATATGTATTTTCGATAAAAGGCAGTTTGTACAGCCGGTTAAAGGAACTGGCTAAGCAAAGCAGTACAACTCTGTTTATGGTGCTGCTGGGACTGTTCAGTGTTGAATTATCCAAATACAGCGGGCAGGAGGATATGGTTATAGGAACTGTGACAGCAGGAAGAACAGATTCTGACTTGCAAAGCCTCATTGGCTTATTCCTAAATAACATAGCCTTCAGATGTATGCCCGGAAAGAAAAAGACCTTTATAGAGTACTTAAATGAACTCAAGTCAGAAGTCTTAAATGCATATGAAAACCAAAACTATCCCATTGAAGAGCTTATTAGAAGATTAGATATAAGAAAAGATATAAGTAGAAACGCTTTGTTTGATGTGATGATTATATTGCAAAATTTTGATCAGAACGGCATAGAAATAGCAGCAAGCAGTTTGAATATGAGTCCATACCCCATGGCACAGAACACCTCGGATTATGATATGAGCTTGTATGTATATGAAACCTCGGAAGAATTAAGGCTCAAACTGCAGTATAGCACAAAACTATTTAAGGCTGAAACAATAAGGGATTTTGCGAAACACTTCATCAATTTAAGTAATGAGCTTCTTCAAGAACCGGAGAAACAACTTGGTCAAGTAGAAATGACAGATGAAGAAGAAAGACATAAGCTGCTGCGCGAATTTAACGGTGTTGGTGCAGATTATCCGGGAGACAAGACGATACAGGAGCTTTTTGAAGCGCAAGTGGAAAGAACACCAGATAATATAGCTGCTGTCTATAACGGGAAGTCTTCAGAGGGTAAAGTGCTGACCTATACGGAGCTGAATGAGCGTGCCAATCAGTTAGCGAGGCGGTTAAGGAGTAAAGGGGTAAGAGCAGATCAGATAGTAGGTATTATGGCAGAACGGTCTCTGGAGATGCTCATTGGTATCATGGGGATACTAAAGGCAGGTGGTGCCTATCTGCCCATAGACCCTGTATACCCGGAAGAAAGAATAAACTTTATGATGGAGGACAGCGGTACCGATTTGTTATTAACCCAGAAGCATCTCAAAGGGAAAGTCAGGTTCCAGGGTGAAATCATAAATTTGGAAGATCCGGATTTATATGAAGGAGACAGCAGCAACCTTAACGTGGGATACAACCTCAATGACCTGATATATGTCATCTACACATCAGGAACCACAGGTAAGCCCAAAGGCATATTAACGGAACATAGAAATGTCATAGCCTATGTAAATACATTCAATGAAATGTTTTCGATTGAGGAAAAAGATGCGACACTACAGCAGGCATCTATGACCTTTGATGGCTTTGTAGAAGAGGTATATACCATTCTGATAAAGGGTGGGAAAGTGATCATACCTGAAAATGAAGAAGTAAAGGATGCAAAGGCCTTAAGAGAATTAATCGTAAAGAATAAAGTAACCATACTAAGTTGTTCACCGTTGATTATGAGTGAATTCAACAAGCTGAAGCCCATGAACTCGGTACATACCTTCCTGAGCAGCAGCGATGTACTAAAAAAGGAATATACTAATAACATCATACAATATGCCAAAATATTTAATATGTATGGTCCTTCCGAAGCCACAGTGTGTGCAACCTGTTACAGCTATTCCGGCGCTGAAACGGGCAGTATACCCATAGGAAGACCCCTAAAGCATACCCGTATATATATATTGGACAATAACAACAATGCACAGGCGGTAGGAATAGCAGGGGAAATATGTATAGCTGGGGAGGGAGTGGCCAGAGGCTACCTTAACAGGCCTGAACTGACAGCAGAGAAATTTGTGGAAAACCTCTTTGAGCTCGGAACGAGGATGTACAGGACAGGAGACCTTGCAAAATGGCTGCCTGATGGCAATATCGAATTTTTAGGAAGAATGGACCACCAAATAAAGATAAGGGGTTACCGTATCGAGCTGGGAGAAATAGAGAACAGGCTGTTAAGTCACGAGGAGATAAAAGAAGCGGTAGTAATCGCAAAGGACGAGGAAGGTGGAAGCAAGTACCTATGTGCATACCTGGCAGGAGATAGGAGAATGGCCATATCGGAGCTAAGGGAATACATGGGTAAGGAACTGCCGGACTATATGATCCCATCCTACTTTGTGCAGTTGGATAAGATGCCTATGAATTCCAATGGAAAGGTAGACCGGAAGGCACTACCTGAGCCGG
It encodes the following:
- a CDS encoding amino acid adenylation domain-containing protein gives rise to the protein MLIKAFNERVKKSGNKIAVKTNDGFLTFNELDIRVQKLAKQIKAEIRDLRHISKAPVIALLFEHGTDMIVSSLGALKARSIYVPFDPSYPESRLLYMLMDSEASLIVTNEKNYALAVRLVSQADNRLNILNISNSNLTEPEIDVPEEEHDGAAYILYTSGSTGKPKGVVQTQSNILHFAKSYINTLGLTEADRLTLFSVFSHDAAIIDIYSGVLSGASLYPYNMKEQDNISRLPEWLLREGITIWHSVPTLYRYFLNTLLGTEVFPKLRFAVLGGENVLEHDVIKHRDLLRNVTLMNLYGQSESSYNSSQLIRRSDEFAGINIGEAVPETQVIVLNEKDKKVPVLRLGEIVIASNHLALGYWKQEEKTKAVFVNHPEFGRIYRTGDLGWVNLNGDIEYRGRKDFQMKIRGYRIEPEEIENCLLKYEMLREAAVIGKSNGDSELSLYAYVTADKTVEGVELRTFLAKELPEYMIPAHFIQLEKMPLTPTNKIDRLALQEMESITAQTTEYEAARNEMEETLVSIWQEVLKLDRIGINDNFFDLGGHSLKATTLVSQVHKAFNVELPLREVFKAPTIKGLSEYIKSLEEHKYTFIEPVDESAYYELSSAQKRLYTLQQLEPEGIGYNMPKVLLIEGKLDIKKLEEAFKRLIQRHETFRTGFELVGEEILQKVYNEVTFEVEYLDNMLSKEDAEEIVKGFIRPFDLSKVPLLRVKLAKIQPQQDMLRYILMYDMHHIISDGTSTGILAEEFMKLYEGKELPELRIQYKDYAAWQNKLVKAEIMQQQENYWLKTFEGELPVLNLPTDYPRPAIQSLEGAEYVFSIKGSLYSRLKELAKQSSTTLFMVLLGLFSVELSKYSGQEDMVIGTVTAGRTDSDLQSLIGLFLNNIAFRCMPGKKKTFIEYLNELKSEVLNAYENQNYPIEELIRRLDIRKDISRNALFDVMIILQNFDQNGIEIAASSLNMSPYPMAQNTSDYDMSLYVYETSEELRLKLQYSTKLFKAETIRDFAKHFINLSNELLQEPEKQLGQVEMTDEEERHKLLREFNGVGADYPGDKTIQELFEAQVERTPDNIAAVYNGKSSEGKVLTYTELNERANQLARRLRSKGVRADQIVGIMAERSLEMLIGIMGILKAGGAYLPIDPVYPEERINFMMEDSGTDLLLTQKHLKGKVRFQGEIINLEDPDLYEGDSSNLNVGYNLNDLIYVIYTSGTTGKPKGILTEHRNVIAYVNTFNEMFSIEEKDATLQQASMTFDGFVEEVYTILIKGGKVIIPENEEVKDAKALRELIVKNKVTILSCSPLIMSEFNKLKPMNSVHTFLSSSDVLKKEYTNNIIQYAKIFNMYGPSEATVCATCYSYSGAETGSIPIGRPLKHTRIYILDNNNNAQAVGIAGEICIAGEGVARGYLNRPELTAEKFVENLFELGTRMYRTGDLAKWLPDGNIEFLGRMDHQIKIRGYRIELGEIENRLLSHEEIKEAVVIAKDEEGGSKYLCAYLAGDRRMAISELREYMGKELPDYMIPSYFVQLDKMPMNSNGKVDRKALPEPGGNIHTGAEYEAARNEVEEKLVELWKDVLKADQIGINDNFFDLGGHSLKATSLVARMHKELNVEVPLREMFKTPTIKGLSEYIKGLKENIYASIEPVDESEYYELTSGQKRLYTLQQFEMEGIGYNMPGSLIIEGKLDVLRLKEAFNQLVQRHEALRTSFMMDGENILQKVHKEVPFEIEYFDKVSSEKEVKVALKRFVRTFDLSKAPLLRVGLIALSFGSIVQKERHLLMYDMHHIISDGTSMGILVEEFVELYEGKELPKLRVQYKDYAAWQNKLLSSEEMKQQEAYWLKEFDGEIPVLNLPTDYPRPVIKSFEGNRIYFELDEKITEALRKAVKETGTTMYMLLLASVNVLFSKYSGQEDIIIGSAIAGRPHADLENIIGMFVNTLAMRNYPEGTKTFRAFLEEVKRNALRAYENQDYQFDTLIEKLNVKRDMSRNPLFDVMLILQNMKMEGAEVEGLSFLPYSGENNIAKLDITIEAVEIGEKISLSIEYCTKLFHKDTIERMAGHLKKILSKTIENIDIALCEIDILTGEEKQKLLHEFNNTYAEYLGDKTVHELFEAQAAKTPDNIAVVYGDKQLSYGALNEKANQLASVLRAKGVGPDSIVGIMVERSLEMIIGIMGILKAGGAYLPIDPEYPKDRVVYMLEDSGTEVLLTKSGIAKTFEFNKHSLMLDEDRLYEGDANNLQKNNRSDDLAYVIYTSGSTGKPKGVMIEHKSIVNFIKGMTQEIEFREEESILALTTISFDIFGLETLLPLTRGMKIIIAEESSQKDPKALIRLINNHSIDILQITPSRMEMLLDSTTDNMGLTNLKEIIVGGEIFPKPLLEKLSARTNAKIYNAYGPTETTIWSTTKALYPDNVLNIGKPIANTRIYILDKNNKVQPVGVAGELCIGGDGLARGYLNRPELTAEKFVPNPYEPGEKMYCTGDLARWLADGNIEFLGRMDHQVKIRGFRIELGEIENRLLTYEGVKEAVVVAKGDESGNKYLSAYLVSEKEHTVAKLREHLNKELPTYMIPAYFIQLDKMPMTPNGKVDRKTLADSSKLEESDGGINTGALYVGPRNYLEEKLVEVWEKVLKLNKISIKDDFFEIGGNSINILQVINLISNEMDIELRMADLFINKTIEELSEYIKEEKAGDNLKSVQKINKNKNGKIIFILHGLNGSIYSYKDLAKLLENDFQIYGIQAKGLDGSCSLAKSIDEMVMDYVEEIKQVQSEDPYIIVGYCMGNILGYEIIRELEAQNKKVERYINIDEFAFLSHSIIWISKAQRIWDSLSKHNKLEKTLEDVAIAADKTVLEGQRELVGDKDKITKYMKNVINTTYRPKGMIKAQTYIIKAKETEHPKLNEKDWRKIVKNDVKMVEISGTHESILLHPHVEQLAEEIKNALKDL
- a CDS encoding amino acid adenylation domain-containing protein, whose translation is SDGTSMGILVDEFVKLYEGQELSPLRLQYKDYAAWQNSMLNSAAMKMQEEHWLKAFEGEISVLSLPTDYSRPVVQSFEGDSVYFELNNEITEGLRKIAKDIGTTMYMVLLAGFNILLSKYSGQEDIIVGSPIAGRPHADLENIIGMFVNTLAMRNYPEGNKTFREFLEEVKVKCLKAYENQSYQFEELVEKLDIGRDMSRNPLFSVMFVLQNTEMEALNIEGLRFRSHESGHRISKFDITLNAMEAGEKLGLNIEYCTKLFRKETIEGLTKHLTNILANITKTIEVKISEIGMMSEEEKHKLLVEFNNTNAKYPKDKTIHELFEEQVKKSPDNIAVVYEDKQLTYQELNEKANQLAQVLRHKGVGPDRIIGIMVERSMAMIVGIMGILKAGGAYLPIDPEYPKDRIEYMLEDSRAGILLTQKHLKDNVFFRGEILELDDENVYKDGIGNIEGISSSDDLAYVMYTSGSTGKPKGVMIEHKSVLRLVKNANYIELNENDKILQTGAIVFDAMTFEVWGALLNCASLYLISKDKILDADKLKHEIERNKITTIWLTAPLFNQIIDQNQKVFDECRNLLVGGDVLSPKHVNILRKNNSKIRIINGYGPTENTTFTTCFTIEKTYDSNIPIGKPISNTQIYIVDISNKLQPIGIAGELCISGDGLARGYLNKPELTEEKFVPNPFELGTRMYRTGDLARWLPDGNIEFLGRIDHQVKIRGHRIELEEIENQLLGHGNIKEAVIVAKEDTGNNKFLCAYIVGDRALTTTELRDYLGKELPDYMLPSYFIQLDKMPLTPNGKLDRRSLPEPDGKIATGVKYEAPSNVIEEKLAVIWQEVLGIEKVGIYDSFFDLGGHSLKAVKLANLIKHRLSVDISLRDIFECTNIAELSNHIRAHEAIDYAAIGKEAEQDYYALSYNQKRLLILNQLHPEGTEYNIYGHIRMNGDINADHVQKTFDFLINRHESLRTCIREIHGSYVQKIEKEIEFEIELKDISQLNESEKAIVLDNIFKEKNAYIFDLSQAPLILCELVKLCESKYELVYSMHHIISDGWSLEMLNREFEIVYDAYKNNREPYLESLSIQYKDFAAWQNKQIEDSDQMKQAKEYWEKQLRGNIYPLNLPMKNSKKQAAVKKGASYRTVIDADIKEKLKKIAEKQKSSLFSLMLSGFYVYFAELTRQEDMVFGIAGSGRGDAELEKIFGYFVNTVVLRNQVSKEEHYLDFLSRISDSVLKALQYQDYPLELIIEEIGIKYPVINVFINMLNMFEHRGQRLEDKQSRHLKDVQHVKFDLEFYLIEYADGIEIVCTYAEEFFDPGVIQHMLSEYAGLLSKISEDATRKVADYFD